The Chitinophagales bacterium genome has a window encoding:
- a CDS encoding T9SS type A sorting domain-containing protein, whose product MNRINLTLSFLAITLASLLPCKKSVASGIEGGNITYINISDSTYQVFFYMTMECAGVGEPNAVTMCFNNTCTNQTYTLSLVKWTGNPPSGAEIPTSCTGTPTKCTNSSSILPGWRQHIYSAITTLPASCSNWKFSVALSSRNANGNITGGDFYTEATINTQVSFANSSPVFSVKPFYYTCQNAMTYINNGAIDADGDSLTTSVIMPLAATACSTAATNVTFKTLSPSLSVPFNPLPTNNTFILDPSSGTTGFVPTAQGRFSLAFRINEYRNGIFIGSVMRDIEVATISCSTATSSPTFTPVLSSITGAVWNNGVLYGCVGQPLQMCFDIKSSNPSALLQVSQDFSYAFPGATISYSPVGDSVRGCLTWTPTVAGGGKRYMHLIIKDLECTPLSVMRHHNRSFAVSIFPQVKTIIDTKICPNESVVLQTTGGSGAYSWSILPGGTTASLSCTNCPAPVASPSIKTTYVVSSGNTVCPGNSNYADTVTVDIHTAPVTTPAITISVLPATTIKQDSQATFTATVAGCSKPQYQWQKNGSNIPGAFNNVWKTTTLKDGDIITCKLVCADTCPQPRDTVSTPITMTVLSFVTEAQSDNKIHIYPNPNNGIFTILLNEQYPDETDIFVENMFGQEIVKTQISGNTGQVTMPGAVPGVYLLRVTRKNVVYTKRFIVQ is encoded by the coding sequence ATGAATAGAATTAACCTTACATTATCTTTCTTAGCAATTACACTGGCATCATTATTACCTTGCAAAAAGTCAGTAGCTTCAGGAATAGAAGGTGGAAATATCACATACATCAACATTAGTGACTCTACCTACCAGGTATTCTTTTACATGACAATGGAATGTGCAGGCGTAGGTGAGCCTAACGCCGTAACCATGTGTTTTAACAACACCTGTACCAACCAGACTTATACTTTATCGCTGGTTAAGTGGACCGGCAACCCGCCGTCCGGAGCAGAAATACCCACCTCTTGCACCGGCACGCCTACTAAATGTACCAACTCTTCCTCCATACTGCCCGGCTGGAGACAACACATATATTCCGCGATCACCACACTCCCGGCCAGTTGCAGCAACTGGAAGTTCTCTGTTGCATTAAGCAGCCGCAATGCTAATGGTAATATTACCGGTGGCGATTTTTATACTGAAGCAACCATCAATACACAGGTTTCATTTGCCAACAGTTCTCCGGTATTTAGCGTAAAGCCGTTTTACTATACCTGCCAGAATGCAATGACATATATTAATAACGGAGCTATTGACGCAGACGGAGATTCACTGACAACTTCCGTTATCATGCCACTCGCGGCAACAGCCTGTTCTACTGCTGCAACCAATGTAACATTTAAAACATTGTCCCCTTCGCTTTCTGTCCCTTTCAATCCCCTGCCAACCAACAACACATTTATTCTCGATCCATCTTCAGGTACAACCGGATTTGTACCTACTGCACAGGGACGCTTTAGCCTGGCATTCCGTATCAATGAATACCGCAACGGCATTTTTATAGGAAGTGTAATGCGTGATATAGAGGTAGCAACCATAAGCTGCAGCACAGCTACGTCCAGCCCGACTTTTACGCCGGTGCTGAGTAGTATAACGGGCGCAGTGTGGAATAATGGGGTACTATATGGTTGTGTAGGCCAGCCGTTGCAAATGTGTTTTGACATTAAATCAAGCAACCCTTCTGCCTTATTGCAAGTGTCGCAGGATTTTTCATATGCATTTCCCGGAGCCACTATCTCATATTCCCCGGTGGGGGATTCCGTAAGAGGATGCCTGACATGGACTCCTACAGTTGCTGGGGGAGGAAAACGTTACATGCACCTTATTATCAAAGATCTGGAGTGTACCCCATTATCTGTTATGCGGCATCACAACAGGTCGTTTGCTGTAAGTATCTTCCCCCAGGTAAAAACGATCATAGACACCAAAATATGCCCTAATGAATCTGTCGTATTACAAACAACAGGCGGTAGCGGTGCTTACTCCTGGAGCATATTGCCGGGTGGCACAACTGCCAGCCTGAGTTGCACTAATTGTCCGGCTCCTGTAGCCTCCCCTTCCATTAAAACTACCTATGTAGTAAGCTCTGGCAATACTGTTTGCCCGGGTAACAGCAACTATGCTGATACGGTTACCGTAGATATACATACTGCACCTGTTACTACTCCTGCGATTACAATAAGCGTTTTACCTGCTACCACCATTAAGCAAGACTCCCAGGCTACCTTTACCGCTACAGTAGCTGGCTGCTCAAAACCACAATACCAATGGCAAAAGAACGGCAGCAATATACCTGGAGCATTCAACAATGTATGGAAAACAACGACCCTGAAAGATGGTGACATTATCACATGTAAACTAGTATGTGCAGATACATGCCCGCAACCAAGGGATACAGTCAGTACACCAATAACCATGACTGTCTTGTCATTTGTCACTGAGGCCCAAAGTGATAACAAAATTCACATTTACCCTAACCCAAACAATGGAATATTTACCATTTTATTGAATGAACAGTACCCGGATGAAACAGATATATTTGTAGAAAATATGTTCGGACAGGAAATAGTCAAAACTCAGATTTCCGGCAATACAGGACAGGTAACAATGCCAGGGGCAGTACCCGGCGTTTATTTACTAAG